AGTGGATTAGCACAGGTCAGGGACTTACATGCAGGCAACGCCTCGCAATGTCTTCACTTGGAAAATGTGTCAACGTTTTCTTATCTGGAAGCAGCACACAGAACCGCTGCTGCCAACAGCGCCCCTGGTGACGGGCACGCTTCAGTGCTGGTGCCCTTGGCTCTGGGCCTGCCTCCAACTCTGTGTGGCCAATAAGAATGAATGCTTCAATTAATGCACAGTCACAGTAAACAAAACTGTGCCCACTCTGCCACAGTCAGCCACGAATTTCTGAATCTCCAGAAAGCCTTCTATCATTACTTTTGCAAAGAAAAGTGCAAGGGCAAGTGCCCAATTGTTACCAGAAAAACTGTGTAGCAGATTGGTCTGATGAATTTCTTAGATGCAGAACATTTACTGCAGCACATCAAAGAAATATTTTTGGGATCATGCAATCAAAACTGCAGCAGCAGGAACAGAAATCTCTCAGCAGATACTACTCTGAAGTCACCAATATGCAAGCTTTTCGTCTTGCAAAATTTACTGCAGTCCCTGCAGAATAATAATGCCAGCCTGCAGTGGTAATCTTTTCAGTAGAGACTTGTTTTTAGGACATCAATACCTCTTCTACTAGATATTGGTCAATATTGGCACTTTCGCCCTTGCTTGTGTACCTGCTTATCACATGCGTGTAAAATTGTAATAAAAACCATTTGATGTCCATCACTCACCccatttattttgtttctttttgtatgtGTTTTCGTCAATTCTGCACTGCAAATATGATGCAAGCTgtagcaaccaactagcccacttttctactttgacagcatatgtgCATATGCCTATGCACAagtgcatgcatgcacacatcCACATATGAATTGCTTGAAGAGGTGGGCATTACTCACGCAACGAGTTGCTATGCACAATTAGCTACACTAACGAAGTCCCACTACCTAACTCTTTAGGGTGCATGTTGCATTTGAAGTCGGAGCTAACGAAGCTATGttcatttaaaataaattgtgAAACTATAACTACTAGTTTCAAGAAACATCCTAAAAGTGCAGCAAAATTCCTTATTGTTCCATTATTTTATTACACAGCCTCAAGCAGACTGACATTCAAGGAAACTTAACTGAATGCCACAACACTTtgtatttagaactgaggttgaacagcgcaaataaaacaaggacacgaggaaacaaataacCCAGACAAGCGCTgcctgccaactggaagtttacttGAAATTCTCCAGCCATTTTTATACCTTTCCCAGCATAGACATGCGTACAGCAGTCGCAAATACATCTGCAAAATCAGACACATCATAATTTTTCATTcaaaaaagctatttcttttgTCGAGAAAGCAAGAGAGGGAGctcttacacatttatctccttcctttctaatgtaataagcctctattatttccctttctttcttacttttttctttccctatgaattttgttttttcaaatATGGGAGTGGAAGGACACTTGTCACAATGGCTTAATACATTAGAAAGGAAGATAAACgtgtaagcactccctctcttaCCTTGTCGGAAGAAGAAATAGCTTTTTTGAATGAAAGATTATGATGAATCTGATTTTGCAGACGTATTTGCAACTGCTGTACGCTTGCCTATGCTGGAAAAGGTATAAAATGGctggagaatttcaaataaacttccagttggaaGTTTCCAGTGGAagtttcaaataaacttccatttgttttctcgtgtccttgttttattcgtgctgttcaacctcagttctaactatgaaccaactagccctcatcaagatcttacttaCACTTTGTAGTACACACTGAGGACGCATATCAGGAAAGTGGCACTAATATCACGATTTCCGTTAGATAAACAGCAGTCAGTACAGAGCAGCTTTATTTTTGCAGCTGAAGTGCTTGCTAATAAACTAACAAATAAAATATTAATTGGTAAGGTTGTTATCAGAGTGTTGCTCACAGAACATTATTTGTTGTgtaagtaatgtctgcctctttcaAATAATCCTGCTGCAGAGGTAGTattctgctatctgccacaaCTAAAAGAAAAAGCTGTTTGAAAGACAACCAAACAAACATGTATATTGCAATATAAGCAATATATGTATGTGAAAAAATTACACCATGATGCTGCTGATTTCTTCTATACCTTAAGGCATAACAAGGTGGGAAGTAGTAAGGGCagaggaaataataataatatttggggttttacagaCAGTGGACTCTtatcggtgggtggacttttcaccattttgtgACTCCTCGAATCTCTGACCACGCCGCGAGAGCGCCAAGCCTAACGGGCTACGCCTACTTAGGCGCGGCAGCGCGAGAAGGCGTAGGCCTAACCCCCCGCCAGCGCGGGCGACCGGCGTTCCAAGCGAACTACTGACCAACAGAAACCATGCCCGGGGCCATACTCGTCGAGGGGATGGAAATCGCCCCGGAGGAGCTCGATGAAGCGGGATGGACGACCGCCCTCGGCAGCAAACGAAAACAACCAACGAGTACGCCGTCATATGGCGGGCAACGTGTCACCAAGAATATGCCGGCTGGCAGCCGCACGGCCAACTCGCCGGCCAAAAGGTTCATGAAGCAGGTAACGGCAGCCTCGAGGCTACCGAAATTACCCAAGGACCAAATCAAGATCATCGTGCGCCCCAAAGGAGGCCTTGACGTTTCCAAAACGGATATCATACTCCTCGCccaagccctggccatggcggcggccttgACGGAACAGCAGACTGCCGAGgacaccgtgtgcccaaacaagATGCAGAACATTTTGGTTATCTCTACCCCTCACGATCAAAACGCGAAGGCGTATGCTAGAATCAGCAAGATACATACCAAGCTCGGCGCCTTTGAGGTGTCAGCCTACATTTCTGCCCCTGATGACACGTGCAAAGGTGTAATAAGAAACATCGACCCTTCATTTGACGAAGGAGCCCTTAGGAGGATGATTCTGAACCCAAGAAACCCTACGGCATTGgaagtcagaagaattaagaacaCACAAGTAGTTGTTATACTGTTCGACGGCATGCGAGTGCCCAACACGGTCATGTGTGGAGCCGCCCTCGTTCCATGCTTTCTGTACAAACGGCAGATGGATGTATGCTACGCGTGTGGCCACGTGGGTCACCGagccgacgtgtgccccagtagcgaagaggaaaagaagaagtGCCGCGGCTGTGGGAAAATGAAGTCATCAGATTCACAAGAGGAGGAACACCAATGCACACCCAAATGTGAAGCATGCGGCGGCCCCCATATCACCGGGGATAGAACATGCAAACAACGCTACCAGATCCCATACATCGTTAGGCGTCGGCGTCGAAGGCGACAACAAATGTTGCGAAAAGCACAGATGGCCAGCGGCGATGACATCAGCATCTCCTACGCAAAGAACTCGGCGACACCTGCGGCAGCATATGGTGGCTCCAACCTGCAATCCCGTTCACAATCGAGGGGGCGCTCTCGCTCCAGGAGGCGAACCGGCTCAGGGAAAGGCGGGAATTCCAGCGCATCCAGGTCGAGATCCCggtcccggtctcgctcccagccCGCGAAACGGGCCACGTGGGCCGACAAGGTCAAGGGCTCCGGCACAGCACCGTCGATGGGAAAGAAGACTACGACGGCCAAAAGAGCAAGCGGTGAGGCACAGTCAGAGCAAGTGAATGATCCGCGAATCCAATCACTTGAGGCGGAAAATCAACAGCTCAGGCGCGAACTTGCAGAGCTTAAAGAAGCCCTAAATAGCTATAGAGGGCAAATCTCGAACCACGATGAGGATAAAATTAAAGATCTAGGCCCACTTGCTGGTAAATCCAAGCGTAAAGCTCCCAACCCAGAACCGGTCAGCGAGTCAGAAGAGGAGGATGAGATGGCTGAGCCGAGCGAAGCCATAGCTACCGCCGCCGATCCTCCTGCCAAAataaacagcagaggcaagctagctgccatagaaaagaccctaggacgcatgatggaaatgctctccgGGATGGAGACGAGATTAACTCAACTAGAGAGACCCAAGGTCCAAGCCAAAGGCAGGCTTACGGTGTCGACAGTGCAGAATCAGGCAAACCCGAATCCCGAAAGTGGGGCTAAAGGGCTAATTCATCATACTCAGTAGGCAAAATGGCGAACGCAAACAGCACGAATctgaaaatctggcagtggaactgcgcaagtttccagaggcgcaaggccccACTAGGACAGTTTATCAGGTCTATTGCAGACAAGCCGCAAGTTATATTGTTACAGGAAACGCTATGTACAGCTGAAATTTCCCTCTCGGGGTACCGCGCGGTAGCATACAGGAGAGAAAAGGGCAGAGGTATCGCTACCCTAATCAGAAAAAACATCTCGTTCGTTGAGCACGAGGTCCGCGCGTACAAAGCGGGCCTCGAGGCCCAGTTAATAGAGATCGTACCCAACAGAACAATCAATTCTAAAATTTTCATCCTCAACGTGTACAGCGCACCATCGGATAGGAAAAGAGACTTTAAAGCATTACTAGGCACCACGTCTAGGGTGGCGAGAAACGCGCCTCTCGTTGTcgcgggtgactttaacgcacccaatacggaatgggggtacgattacaaaagtgcaaaagggacaaacttggccttcaacgctgcagagctcggcttaatactcgtcacagacccgaggctccccaccagatccggtaattcggtcagtcgagatacgactcccgatctcaccttcctccgaggtatcgagggcacgtgggacaacctccaggaggggctaggcagtgaccattacatacttgaaattatgttgcgtgtcaaacccagaccacccgcgagatatgagtatgtggactgggacctgtttcgaaaaatccgaaatgaaacagtcccgccagacgaaacttatgcagatctgctagataatctgaacaaggcggttaaaggagcaaccaaagaaatcattacggatgttgaagttcctaaaatggactcgagacttgctcaccttctggaggctaaacacgccctctcagccaggtggaagacccaaaagcttaatcgtagactcagatcgaaaatcgcgcttcttaacaaggaaattgaaacctattcggcccagctcgcccggcagcaatgggatgagacgtGTACCGAAATGGACGGGCGTATGCGAAGAGGTAGCAAATGGAGCTTACTTAAAAGTCTCCTCAACGATAAACAATCTAAGGACACTCTAGCCTTGCAACGGATAGGCTCATTAAACAGCAAACCGCAATCGGTCTCACCGACAGGGAATTAGCCAACAACTTAGCACGTACTTATCTCCCCCTCGCCGAAGACGCGGATCGCCCAGTAGAGCGTTTGAACTACATGGGATTGTCGGCACCTGatctagacgaacctttcaccgtgtcagagatcagacacgttctcttcaatctaaatggcagatcagccccgggaccagatggaatcacgaacaaactccttaggaacctagacgatagggcaatcgagatagtcacggccaaaataaatgaggtatggaaaagtggacaggtcccgatagactggcgtaccgcaaaagtggtactcatacccaaaccaggaaaacctccacatataaataatctgcggcctatttcccttacatcatgcatcgccaaggttgcggagcacgcgatacataacaggatcactgaacatattgaaaacaaggagctaTTTAGACACAATctaatcggctttagacaggcgttgtccacgcaggacgctatgcttttgcttaagaaagcaatctttaataaccctactcgcgacgtgagagggatcctcgcactggacctctccaaggctttcgacagggtcgcgcataaacacatcctgacagagatttcgtctctcaacctgggccagcggtttcatgattacaccagatccttcctcgctgatcgcaaggcacaccttcgactaggcatggtcacgggaggaccctacgaactaggcacctgcggcaccccgcagggctcagtcctctccccactcttatttaatatagccatgcacaaactctccactcgcctcgctgcaattccgaacgtgggtcacgccatttatgcggacgatattacgatctgggcgccgggcggatcgctagccatgctcgaacagtcgttacaaagcgcgttggaggctaccgaagattttctttcaaacacaggccttgaactctcccccgctaaatcagagctactgttataccgccagtccagacagggggtgagaaatcttgcgcctctggaaactctgccggtagaaattcgagctaaaaatgggcatcccataccgaggaaggactcggtcaagatactaggtctcctcattgatgccaagggctgtaactcgacggccctcaacaggcccactggacaggctagtaatgtcctaagacttgtagcccgcgtctcaaatcgaagaggcggtcttaaagaggataatttgctcagagcttatcaggcattcttcctgagtcatgtcacctacatcgcgccgtaccttaattggggtaaagcggaaaaggccaagctcgactccctaatcagaaccggcctcaagcgcgtgctcggccttccgcagtccacaagcactgagaagctgctgg
This Dermacentor albipictus isolate Rhodes 1998 colony chromosome 1, USDA_Dalb.pri_finalv2, whole genome shotgun sequence DNA region includes the following protein-coding sequences:
- the LOC135917587 gene encoding uncharacterized protein isoform X2 — encoded protein: MPGAILVEGMEIAPEELDEAGWTTALGSKRKQPTSTPSYGGQRVTKNMPAGSRTANSPAKRFMKQVTAASRLPKLPKDQIKIIVRPKGGLDVSKTDIILLAQALAMAAALTEQQTAEDTVCPNKMQNILVISTPHDQNAKAYARISKIHTKLGAFEVSAYISAPDDTCKGVIRNIDPSFDEGALRRMILNPRNPTALEVRRIKNTQVVVILFDGMRVPNTVMCGAALVPCFLYKRQMDVCYACGHVGHRADVCPSSEEEKKKCRGCGKMKSSDSQEEEHQCTPKCEACGGPHITGDRTCKQRYQIPYIVRRRRRRRQQMLRKAQMASGDDISISYAKNSATPAAAYGGSNLQSRSQSRGRSRSRRRTGSGKGGNSSASRSRSRSRSRSQPAKRATWADKVKGSGTAPSMGKKTTTAKRASG
- the LOC135917587 gene encoding uncharacterized protein isoform X1, giving the protein MPGAILVEGMEIAPEELDEAGWTTALGSKRKQPTSTPSYGGQRVTKNMPAGSRTANSPAKRFMKQVTAASRLPKLPKDQIKIIVRPKGGLDVSKTDIILLAQALAMAAALTEQQTAEDTVCPNKMQNILVISTPHDQNAKAYARISKIHTKLGAFEVSAYISAPDDTCKGVIRNIDPSFDEGALRRMILNPRNPTALEVRRIKNTQVVVILFDGMRVPNTVMCGAALVPCFLYKRQMDVCYACGHVGHRADVCPSSEEEKKKCRGCGKMKSSDSQEEEHQCTPKCEACGGPHITGDRTCKQRYQIPYIVRRRRRRRQQMLRKAQMASGDDISISYAKNSATPAAAYGGSNLQSRSQSRGRSRSRRRTGSGKGGNSSASRSRSRSRSRSQPAKRATWADKVKGSGTAPSMGKKTTTAKRASGCPEGPRHCRGT